A window of Paenibacillus antri contains these coding sequences:
- a CDS encoding LuxR family transcriptional regulator: MSLNEVETEWDSRAFVGRKRELSVFEALRAKLPASRQLLNVYGTGGMGKSFLLDEFEKRARASGGTTATVDSVGFVRTPHAFCSRLLEALDIRAERGAEETRLVDACVDALAGIAEASPLYLFIDTYEQMESLDQWLRESFLKRLGKNVMIVVAGRYPLSEAWRISAAWGRCLTRLPLAELDAASVERYAEYMHIFDRGAATRFRSASRGHPLTMSLLAFLYASPGSPELDANAEAGPYAEADRYDTLAYVVNRWLEEVPDEHLRPFVEAAAVLRRFQQESLSYAMEREITASEFYQLIRFSFIRKVDRGWAMHGLMRELVNRELLSRTPERYERIRQRAMQYYYAKMTEPNESGGEAQDGVEIMYYVGDSLIRAFMNWFDTAPLRFFPAGPAERSELEAYVQRRKTESREARIEIYDPLSDRRFAFGLTARETAYTVQKVDFEALFALGYDIVRVLRNAAGAMLGFAVVVPINEKTLPYLRRAPRSKAYFSNLSSAMEARLAVPSDYRAGWFVETIDTADYEDPAQQSAMGYLLHDLIYSGELIVESPAPTTYFIEAHKSLGFEVARCPAHTEYEDTTPAQTFVIDRRGELGLDYVHRMLRLTGQSRLVGQAASEAAAGAQAEADAPPAADRIAGRPELTPREKEVAKLLEQGMKNADIAAALFVSEVTVKKHLRSMMAKLAAKNRTQLLKRLLE; this comes from the coding sequence ATGAGCTTGAACGAAGTGGAAACGGAGTGGGACAGCCGCGCCTTCGTCGGCCGTAAACGCGAACTGTCCGTATTCGAGGCGCTGCGAGCGAAGCTTCCCGCTTCGCGTCAGCTTCTGAACGTATACGGCACGGGGGGGATGGGAAAGAGCTTCCTCCTGGACGAATTCGAAAAACGGGCGAGAGCCTCCGGCGGAACGACCGCGACCGTCGACAGCGTCGGCTTCGTTCGGACGCCGCATGCGTTCTGCTCCCGTCTTCTCGAAGCGCTCGACATCCGCGCGGAACGCGGCGCGGAGGAGACGCGGCTTGTCGATGCCTGCGTCGACGCGTTGGCCGGCATCGCCGAGGCTAGTCCGCTCTATCTCTTTATCGATACATACGAACAGATGGAAAGCTTGGATCAGTGGCTCCGCGAGTCGTTCTTGAAGCGGCTGGGGAAGAACGTCATGATCGTCGTCGCCGGCCGGTACCCGTTGTCCGAAGCGTGGCGAATCTCGGCGGCTTGGGGCCGGTGCCTTACCCGGCTGCCGCTCGCCGAGCTGGACGCCGCCTCCGTCGAACGCTATGCCGAATATATGCATATCTTCGACCGGGGGGCGGCAACGCGCTTTCGAAGCGCCTCCCGCGGGCACCCGCTGACGATGTCGCTGCTTGCCTTCCTGTACGCCTCCCCCGGCTCCCCCGAGCTCGACGCGAATGCGGAAGCCGGCCCTTACGCCGAAGCGGACAGGTACGACACGCTCGCTTATGTCGTGAATCGGTGGTTGGAGGAAGTGCCCGACGAGCATCTGCGGCCGTTCGTCGAAGCGGCGGCCGTCTTGCGTCGGTTCCAACAGGAGTCGCTCTCTTACGCCATGGAGCGCGAGATCACGGCGTCGGAATTTTATCAGTTGATTCGGTTCTCTTTCATCCGCAAGGTCGATCGGGGCTGGGCGATGCACGGCTTAATGCGGGAGCTGGTCAATCGCGAGCTGCTCTCGAGAACGCCGGAGCGGTACGAGCGAATTCGGCAGCGCGCGATGCAATATTATTACGCCAAGATGACAGAACCGAACGAAAGCGGCGGCGAAGCGCAGGACGGCGTAGAGATCATGTATTACGTCGGCGATTCGCTGATTCGGGCGTTCATGAATTGGTTCGATACGGCGCCGCTTCGTTTCTTCCCTGCGGGACCGGCGGAAAGGTCGGAGTTGGAGGCGTACGTGCAAAGGCGCAAGACCGAATCGCGGGAAGCTCGGATTGAAATTTACGATCCCTTGTCGGATCGAAGGTTCGCGTTCGGGCTTACCGCGCGCGAAACGGCCTACACGGTGCAGAAGGTCGATTTCGAGGCGTTGTTCGCGCTCGGTTACGATATCGTTCGCGTCCTGCGGAATGCGGCGGGCGCGATGCTCGGCTTCGCCGTCGTCGTCCCGATCAACGAGAAGACGTTGCCGTATTTACGGCGCGCCCCGCGGTCGAAAGCCTATTTCTCGAACTTGTCCTCCGCGATGGAGGCGCGCCTCGCCGTGCCGAGCGATTACCGGGCGGGGTGGTTCGTCGAGACGATCGATACGGCCGATTATGAAGACCCTGCGCAGCAATCCGCGATGGGGTATCTGCTTCACGATTTGATATACTCCGGGGAGCTGATCGTCGAATCGCCCGCGCCGACGACGTATTTCATCGAAGCGCACAAGAGCCTCGGATTCGAAGTCGCGCGCTGCCCGGCGCATACCGAGTACGAGGATACGACGCCGGCCCAGACCTTCGTGATCGATCGGCGCGGCGAGCTCGGACTGGACTATGTGCATCGCATGCTTCGCCTGACGGGGCAGTCCCGGCTGGTCGGTCAGGCGGCTTCCGAAGCCGCGGCCGGCGCGCAAGCGGAAGCCGACGCGCCCCCCGCCGCGGACCGCATCGCCGGCCGTCCCGAGCTCACCCCTCGCGAGAAGGAGGTCGCCAAGCTGTTGGAGCAAGGCATGAAGAACGCGGACATCGCCGCCGCCTTGTTCGTCAGCGAAGTGACGGTGAAGAAGCATCTCCGGTCGATGATGGCGAAGCTCGCGGCGAAAAATCGAACGCAGCTGTTGAAGCGGTTGTTGGAATAG
- a CDS encoding VOC family protein has translation MTTPFRLGHIALFARNRERVASFYREWFGAGAEGGVDVVGHPNEVKTTYLAASQRDLERLRARMREAGLPVSGIEGDGAFVKFGCNDPEGNRIEVLWAKDWRAGMGETGGANKE, from the coding sequence ATGACAACGCCTTTCCGATTGGGGCATATCGCGTTATTCGCTCGGAATCGCGAGCGGGTAGCGTCGTTTTATCGGGAGTGGTTCGGTGCGGGGGCGGAGGGCGGCGTCGATGTCGTCGGCCATCCGAACGAAGTGAAGACGACGTACCTCGCCGCGTCGCAACGGGACTTGGAACGGCTCCGGGCTCGAATGAGGGAAGCGGGGCTTCCGGTAAGCGGGATCGAGGGCGACGGCGCGTTCGTCAAGTTCGGCTGCAACGACCCGGAAGGCAATCGAATCGAGGTGTTATGGGCCAAGGATTGGCGAGCAGGTATGGGAGAGACTGGAGGAGCGAATAAGGAATGA
- a CDS encoding carboxypeptidase regulatory-like domain-containing protein has product MKKRSLVSAIVIAMLMQTALPIGFAQESGGAGEVAPADPLDTLAVVESLAGASTVGEAVYGESAGLQSPPTEPMWTAMLPAVTKERAITLSLSTSPNAMVTLYANDAPINVGDGDNFADAQGLYSFIYYMDTERKYVFRATAQLGGLSSYSSPAETSLDVTPPTAPKDGEWTSPGPDRVSLRWEKEGWEEPFGYAVYRNGERVGTTPVSFYEDIGLPGRSSLVYGIAAMDAAGNESDRYEVAASTRDADSAMVSDPAHLDVERSIVSADGSTIAYVHRYYDDIGYERLGLYVRDLATNELVPVPIPAGAFALSPSLSGDGRKVAFSYSGVEAAEGIYMYDRSAGAGAAAEIVYEGYGTPILSPDGETIYIHELERVSALALATGELTTLFEGDWEIGLIQKVDVSPDGTHLLYERSAGDGAVGSVELYNLGTKEQTTVATAAKDAAVGSGGRYVVLMRQPAEEEGALPGIFLYDTSSPGTPPRLVVTDEDSVYYSKPMVSGDGKQVVVEYYDSDPDVHESLDRRGYMHFDLDSGSSRRIGDPSFDHYETFADLSANGRLVFVGTNTTFLADNTVYRYFPEAVFAICPEACGEIEQPPAGGITGASWAPTELVGGQAKLGSDVSLELTGAPNAEVIATVAYKEAETTSSAEAPLAETSAGVYAGTFPIAAGITEILSVRYRLKEKSGATAEREVVHPIGVAGEASVSIDTPDPESLYGGKLIATGGGMFAETTLNGPGPYALALRGGSNYKIALYAKDGRKLTDTGTRDVWVNHGQTANVALTAVVPATANIRVVDERGEGVSGVPVTIYSPNPTGPKYTIASGATDASGRLTLRASTVGTTIQVFPWLSDPYAAAEPQTVVARGTNDFTFVTRLKTGTLQGIVKDENGAPVANAMVSVTRTGAYDMAMTDERGRYSLSVPIGYVRVEAAQTVAPFLRSKSYSTVWIADGKTATQDLTVYRKANGNINVKLSTQFIGSEPAGIDISWRSSSLYSIRISDAAGRDRPFTLGENQLLLVAEPGETLTVCAAPGSGHAFGSDCEQVTLDEKRLGSVELLLKERSAVQGDVKVNTQIFKSSTVSKMLYPLDESGRKIGEGRRYSGAGAFELSLPSPGEYLLETTATAYSGGSATVVRQFRAVEDGIVELGEIELLAVPGPFGVGDGNRLSSLSTEAVGGQSATFRGMYFNGGDVAAQDARLLIEVPSGASLPAASVTVNGEPAEARAVGASLYEVAIGAVEAKGGGSFQYRLDIEESMEEALLTAARMRYVLGDSTAAREDTVGEVRLPVAVLTLNAPDTVSDLTGVAVGGRAPSGADVMIYDGDILIGQAQASPGGYWNAKVTLQDRGVNPKHLLTAQAAANGRERVSAPHAIRHSPGEPVPVRFTVQREGSSKRVFEASAGTARFTYIALNDQDFYYTVEFDRSPDTIKHVVFYDDSKTYAAVRVPDTNVFMAKGNALKPMRLAYDVEGVPPVDYNNVSTEEIEKSLPDALQGFDYEVVEEGSTNEDTGVVTSPKLRVFDPNDPEIAFESVFRFEPVDYVPTEPAVDGALEIYETEYTITKDANGVTILSSGILPARSPEIQALSIRDPELRAMLQDGTKELVKYTAGQTFKDLKPYGILLNTARQAMVYDDRMGDLERYMQNLEGISCLGGDKINHYAGRLNKLADRLLSNLVWQYTMTLSGIALAWSGFGAPVGVGLAVIGVGVGILHEMEFQDQLERFKQDLAADAKEECEDENDDEGPGRQPGTPPTRPNTPGPDRKWEYGDPTWLFDPSGYVYEAVPGNRVEGAKASLYEWIDAEGEWRLWNASDFGQINPQTTDPNGKYGWDVPPGKWQVVYEKDGYEETRSEELIVLPPHFDVNIPLVSYAPARVEAAYETLGAPGVRIDFTKYVDLGTVTAERFRVVSVADGGETDIPVAVEPIDAHDAEDGRRLAKSVRLTAAEGDFPPGTTLNIRVSRQLETYAGVPMTADAEATVILGSFPRPSESATNVRAVPAAGSVHLLWDEAADASASGELSLEWGEKGAGTTQQIRVPRGGYYTVEGLQNGKTYAFRLATVGKSGVASEGVAVEAVPYEAEAAPTDVTPPAPVANVAAALTDGRIVVSWTDPDDMDLFRVKLAVQRPGEADFGEPATVAVGAMRYVIERPVDGVYRFRLTAVDVRGNESAAATAEASVRTETPQDTTPPSAPGAVRVATAPNRMTVEWQDPTDADLAFVEVQVKKPNATSFGAPIVVRKGAGILAFTGLPKGTYQVRVTAVDGSGNRSVAVAKEAKLAGSPWGDLDLGKGFEREASATFSEEAKTYKPFGNALTLAASEGTFDGPAEVKVVRSLFLGKDTPVRLLPLSQRFEIAGSRPMAKPIAATFQFTDFDLPWTVSDKLALYRLDDEGVWHSVGGISSVKGVLTAQIAEWGIYAVMRVETLQGSSNR; this is encoded by the coding sequence ATGAAAAAGAGGAGTCTCGTATCGGCGATCGTCATCGCGATGCTGATGCAGACGGCGCTGCCGATAGGATTTGCGCAGGAGTCGGGGGGCGCCGGCGAGGTTGCGCCTGCGGACCCGCTCGACACGCTCGCCGTGGTCGAGTCGCTGGCCGGCGCGAGCACGGTCGGCGAGGCGGTATACGGAGAGTCGGCGGGGCTTCAATCGCCGCCGACCGAACCGATGTGGACGGCGATGCTGCCGGCCGTGACGAAGGAGCGCGCGATTACGCTGTCGCTGTCGACGTCCCCGAACGCGATGGTGACGTTGTACGCGAACGATGCGCCCATTAACGTCGGGGACGGCGACAACTTCGCGGACGCGCAAGGGCTGTATTCGTTCATCTATTACATGGATACGGAGCGGAAGTACGTCTTCCGGGCGACGGCCCAGCTCGGCGGATTGTCGAGTTATTCGTCGCCGGCGGAGACGAGCTTGGACGTGACGCCGCCGACGGCGCCGAAGGACGGCGAATGGACGTCGCCCGGCCCGGACCGCGTGTCGCTGCGGTGGGAGAAGGAAGGCTGGGAGGAGCCGTTCGGGTATGCCGTGTATCGGAACGGAGAACGCGTCGGCACGACCCCGGTTTCGTTCTACGAAGATATCGGGCTGCCGGGGCGCAGTTCGCTCGTGTACGGGATCGCGGCGATGGATGCGGCGGGCAACGAATCGGATCGCTACGAGGTCGCCGCCTCGACGCGGGATGCGGACAGCGCGATGGTGAGCGATCCCGCGCATCTGGACGTCGAACGGTCGATCGTCAGCGCGGACGGTTCGACGATCGCTTACGTCCATCGGTACTACGACGATATCGGATACGAGCGGTTGGGATTATATGTTCGCGATCTGGCGACGAACGAACTCGTTCCCGTCCCGATCCCGGCGGGGGCGTTCGCGTTGTCGCCCAGTCTGAGCGGCGACGGGCGCAAGGTCGCTTTCTCGTACTCGGGCGTCGAGGCGGCCGAGGGCATCTACATGTATGACCGATCCGCAGGAGCGGGGGCCGCGGCGGAGATCGTATACGAAGGTTACGGAACGCCGATCTTGAGCCCGGACGGCGAGACGATCTATATCCACGAACTCGAACGCGTCTCCGCGCTGGCGCTCGCGACCGGAGAGCTGACGACGTTATTCGAAGGCGACTGGGAGATCGGGCTGATTCAGAAGGTCGACGTCTCGCCGGACGGAACGCATCTTCTGTACGAACGGTCGGCCGGAGACGGCGCAGTCGGATCGGTAGAGCTATATAACCTCGGGACGAAGGAGCAAACGACGGTCGCGACCGCCGCGAAAGACGCCGCCGTCGGAAGCGGCGGCCGATACGTCGTCCTGATGCGGCAGCCCGCAGAAGAGGAGGGGGCGCTGCCGGGCATTTTCCTATACGATACCTCGTCGCCGGGCACGCCTCCGCGGTTGGTCGTAACCGACGAAGACAGCGTGTATTATTCGAAGCCGATGGTGAGCGGCGACGGCAAGCAGGTGGTCGTGGAATACTACGACAGCGATCCGGACGTCCACGAGTCGCTCGATCGAAGAGGCTATATGCACTTCGATCTCGATTCCGGCTCTTCCCGGCGCATCGGGGATCCGAGCTTCGACCACTACGAAACGTTCGCCGATCTCAGCGCGAACGGCAGACTCGTCTTCGTCGGAACGAACACGACATTCCTAGCGGATAACACGGTGTATAGGTACTTCCCCGAAGCGGTGTTTGCGATTTGCCCGGAGGCGTGCGGCGAGATCGAGCAGCCCCCGGCCGGCGGCATTACGGGAGCGAGCTGGGCGCCGACCGAGCTCGTCGGCGGTCAGGCGAAGCTCGGCAGCGACGTCTCGCTCGAGCTGACCGGAGCGCCGAATGCGGAAGTCATCGCAACCGTCGCCTACAAGGAGGCGGAGACGACGTCCTCGGCCGAAGCGCCGCTCGCCGAGACATCGGCCGGCGTCTACGCGGGCACGTTCCCGATCGCGGCCGGCATCACGGAGATTCTCTCGGTTCGGTATCGGCTGAAGGAGAAGTCCGGCGCGACGGCCGAGCGCGAGGTCGTTCACCCGATCGGCGTGGCGGGGGAGGCGAGCGTCTCGATCGATACGCCGGATCCGGAATCGCTCTATGGCGGCAAGCTGATCGCGACGGGCGGCGGCATGTTCGCCGAGACGACGCTGAACGGTCCTGGGCCGTACGCGTTGGCGCTTCGCGGGGGCAGCAATTATAAAATCGCATTATACGCGAAGGACGGAAGAAAGCTTACGGATACGGGGACGAGGGACGTATGGGTAAACCACGGGCAGACGGCGAACGTCGCGCTGACCGCCGTCGTTCCGGCGACGGCGAACATTCGCGTCGTCGACGAGCGCGGGGAAGGCGTGAGCGGCGTTCCGGTCACGATCTACAGTCCGAACCCGACGGGGCCGAAGTATACGATCGCCTCCGGCGCGACGGACGCGTCCGGGCGATTGACGCTGCGCGCATCGACCGTGGGCACGACGATCCAGGTCTTTCCGTGGCTGAGCGATCCGTACGCCGCCGCGGAGCCGCAGACGGTCGTCGCCCGCGGCACGAACGACTTTACGTTCGTCACAAGGCTGAAGACCGGAACGTTGCAAGGGATCGTTAAAGACGAGAACGGCGCTCCGGTCGCGAACGCGATGGTGTCGGTGACGCGTACCGGGGCCTACGACATGGCGATGACGGATGAGCGAGGAAGATACTCGCTTTCGGTGCCGATCGGCTACGTGCGCGTGGAAGCGGCCCAGACGGTCGCGCCGTTCCTGCGGAGCAAATCGTATTCGACTGTTTGGATCGCCGACGGCAAGACGGCAACGCAGGACCTGACCGTGTACCGGAAGGCGAACGGCAATATTAACGTGAAGCTGAGCACGCAATTTATCGGATCGGAGCCGGCCGGCATCGACATCAGCTGGCGCTCGAGCTCGTTGTACTCGATTCGCATATCCGACGCGGCCGGCCGCGACCGTCCGTTCACGCTCGGCGAGAACCAGCTGCTGCTCGTCGCGGAGCCGGGCGAGACGTTGACGGTATGCGCAGCCCCCGGATCGGGCCATGCGTTCGGTTCGGATTGCGAGCAGGTTACGCTCGACGAGAAGCGTCTCGGTTCGGTGGAGCTGCTGCTGAAGGAGCGCAGCGCCGTGCAGGGAGACGTGAAGGTGAATACGCAAATCTTCAAGTCTTCGACAGTTTCTAAAATGCTGTATCCGCTCGACGAGAGCGGGCGGAAGATCGGCGAAGGCCGCCGCTATTCCGGCGCCGGCGCATTCGAGCTGTCGCTGCCGAGCCCGGGCGAATATTTGCTCGAGACGACCGCCACCGCCTACAGCGGCGGAAGCGCGACGGTCGTCCGGCAATTCCGGGCCGTCGAGGACGGCATCGTCGAGCTGGGCGAGATCGAGCTGCTCGCGGTGCCCGGACCGTTCGGCGTCGGCGACGGGAACCGCCTGTCGTCGCTATCGACAGAAGCCGTAGGCGGGCAGAGCGCGACGTTCCGAGGCATGTATTTCAACGGCGGCGACGTCGCCGCCCAGGACGCCCGCCTCTTGATCGAAGTGCCGAGCGGCGCCTCGCTCCCCGCGGCAAGCGTGACGGTGAACGGCGAGCCGGCGGAAGCGAGAGCGGTCGGCGCGTCGCTGTATGAGGTGGCGATCGGCGCTGTGGAAGCGAAAGGCGGCGGATCGTTCCAGTACCGTCTCGATATCGAGGAGTCGATGGAAGAGGCGCTGCTCACGGCCGCGCGGATGCGTTACGTACTCGGCGACTCGACCGCAGCGCGCGAGGATACCGTCGGAGAGGTGCGGCTGCCCGTCGCGGTCCTGACGCTGAATGCGCCCGACACGGTTTCCGATTTGACGGGCGTGGCGGTCGGCGGGCGCGCTCCGAGCGGCGCGGACGTCATGATTTACGACGGAGACATCTTGATCGGTCAGGCGCAGGCGTCTCCGGGCGGATATTGGAACGCGAAGGTGACGTTGCAAGACCGAGGCGTCAACCCGAAGCATCTGCTGACGGCGCAAGCGGCCGCGAACGGAAGAGAGCGAGTGTCCGCGCCGCATGCGATTCGGCATTCGCCGGGCGAGCCGGTGCCGGTTCGATTCACGGTACAGCGCGAAGGCTCCAGCAAGCGCGTCTTCGAAGCGAGCGCCGGAACGGCCCGGTTCACCTATATCGCGCTGAACGACCAGGATTTCTATTACACGGTAGAGTTCGATCGAAGCCCCGATACCATTAAGCATGTCGTGTTCTACGACGATAGCAAGACGTATGCCGCGGTGCGGGTGCCCGATACGAACGTCTTCATGGCGAAGGGCAATGCGCTGAAGCCGATGCGGCTCGCCTACGACGTGGAGGGCGTTCCGCCGGTTGACTATAATAACGTATCGACGGAGGAAATCGAAAAGTCGCTTCCGGACGCGCTGCAAGGGTTCGACTACGAGGTCGTCGAAGAAGGCTCTACGAACGAGGACACTGGCGTCGTGACGTCGCCGAAGCTTCGCGTCTTCGACCCGAACGACCCCGAGATCGCTTTCGAGTCGGTCTTCCGCTTCGAGCCCGTCGACTACGTGCCGACGGAACCGGCCGTGGATGGCGCTCTGGAGATATACGAGACGGAATATACGATTACGAAAGATGCGAATGGCGTGACGATTCTAAGCTCAGGGATTCTGCCGGCGAGGTCGCCAGAAATTCAAGCATTGTCCATCCGCGACCCCGAGCTGCGAGCCATGCTGCAGGACGGGACGAAAGAGCTTGTCAAATACACGGCAGGCCAGACGTTCAAGGATCTGAAGCCTTACGGCATTCTGCTGAACACGGCGAGACAGGCGATGGTCTACGACGATCGTATGGGCGATCTGGAGCGGTATATGCAAAACCTAGAGGGCATCTCCTGCTTAGGCGGGGATAAAATCAACCATTACGCGGGACGACTCAATAAGCTGGCGGATCGCTTGTTATCGAATCTGGTGTGGCAGTACACGATGACGTTGTCCGGCATCGCTCTTGCTTGGAGCGGTTTCGGCGCGCCCGTCGGGGTCGGACTCGCCGTGATCGGCGTAGGGGTCGGCATCCTGCACGAGATGGAGTTCCAAGATCAACTCGAACGGTTTAAGCAGGACTTGGCGGCAGATGCCAAAGAGGAATGCGAGGACGAGAACGACGACGAAGGCCCGGGCCGTCAGCCGGGAACGCCTCCGACGCGTCCGAACACTCCGGGACCGGATCGGAAGTGGGAGTACGGCGATCCGACCTGGTTGTTCGACCCGAGCGGTTATGTCTATGAGGCCGTGCCGGGCAATCGCGTCGAAGGCGCGAAGGCGAGCCTGTACGAGTGGATCGACGCCGAAGGCGAATGGCGCCTGTGGAACGCCTCGGACTTCGGCCAAATCAATCCGCAGACGACCGATCCGAACGGGAAATACGGTTGGGACGTTCCGCCGGGCAAGTGGCAGGTCGTATACGAGAAGGACGGTTACGAAGAGACGCGGAGCGAGGAATTGATCGTCTTGCCGCCTCATTTCGACGTGAACATTCCGCTCGTCTCTTATGCGCCCGCCCGCGTCGAAGCGGCGTACGAAACGCTCGGCGCGCCGGGGGTGCGGATCGACTTCACGAAGTATGTGGACCTCGGGACGGTTACGGCGGAACGATTCCGGGTCGTCTCCGTCGCCGACGGCGGCGAGACGGACATTCCGGTCGCGGTCGAACCGATCGACGCGCATGACGCCGAGGACGGCCGACGGCTGGCGAAGAGCGTTCGCTTGACGGCGGCGGAAGGCGACTTCCCGCCCGGAACGACGCTGAACATCCGCGTCTCGCGTCAGCTCGAGACGTACGCGGGCGTTCCGATGACCGCCGACGCGGAAGCGACGGTCATCCTCGGCAGCTTCCCGCGTCCGTCGGAATCCGCGACGAACGTAAGAGCCGTACCCGCGGCCGGTTCCGTCCATCTGCTTTGGGACGAAGCGGCCGACGCCTCGGCTTCGGGAGAACTCTCGCTGGAATGGGGAGAGAAGGGCGCAGGGACGACGCAGCAAATTCGCGTGCCCCGCGGAGGGTACTACACGGTGGAAGGCTTACAGAACGGTAAGACGTACGCCTTCCGTCTCGCGACCGTCGGGAAGTCCGGCGTCGCGTCCGAGGGCGTCGCGGTCGAGGCCGTCCCGTACGAGGCGGAAGCGGCTCCGACGGACGTAACGCCGCCGGCGCCGGTCGCGAACGTCGCGGCCGCCCTGACGGACGGACGAATCGTCGTGAGCTGGACCGATCCGGACGATATGGACCTGTTCCGCGTGAAGCTCGCCGTACAGCGGCCGGGCGAAGCGGATTTCGGCGAGCCGGCGACGGTAGCCGTCGGCGCGATGCGCTATGTTATCGAACGGCCGGTCGACGGCGTCTACCGGTTCCGGTTGACCGCGGTCGACGTACGCGGGAACGAGTCCGCCGCGGCGACGGCGGAGGCGAGCGTCCGGACGGAAACGCCGCAAGACACGACGCCGCCGTCCGCGCCCGGGGCCGTCCGCGTCGCGACCGCGCCGAATCGGATGACCGTCGAATGGCAGGACCCTACCGACGCGGACCTCGCCTTCGTCGAGGTACAGGTGAAGAAGCCGAACGCAACTTCGTTCGGAGCGCCGATCGTCGTACGCAAAGGGGCGGGCATTCTCGCCTTCACGGGACTTCCGAAGGGAACGTATCAGGTTCGCGTAACGGCGGTCGACGGAAGCGGCAACCGCTCCGTCGCGGTCGCGAAGGAAGCGAAGCTCGCGGGCAGCCCGTGGGGCGACCTCGATCTCGGCAAGGGCTTCGAGCGCGAGGCAAGCGCGACGTTCTCCGAGGAGGCGAAGACGTATAAGCCGTTCGGCAATGCGCTAACGCTTGCCGCATCCGAAGGCACATTCGACGGACCGGCGGAAGTGAAGGTCGTTCGCAGCCTGTTCCTCGGGAAGGATACGCCGGTTCGGCTGCTCCCGCTCTCGCAGCGGTTCGAAATCGCGGGCTCTCGCCCGATGGCGAAGCCGATCGCCGCGACGTTCCAGTTCACGGACTTCGACCTGCCGTGGACGGTGTCCGACAAGCTCGCGCTGTATCGCTTGGACGACGAAGGGGTATGGCATTCGGTCGGAGGGATCTCGTCGGTCAAGGGCGTCTTAACGGCGCAAATCGCCGAGTGGGGAATCTATGCGGTCATGCGCGTGGAAACGCTGCAGGGTTCCTCGAATCGATAA
- a CDS encoding YkvA family protein has translation MSEGSGDDRDYKKHYSEESFWEKLKKHAMNAGKKAVYAALLSYYAVQNPSVPFKAKMTIYGALGYLILPVDLVPDFLPAVGYGDDLAALLYAVGTIATYLNKEVKENALGKMAEWFGPVPREDRDILEVDATIVEVEKGIDEAAGGGSNPK, from the coding sequence ATGTCGGAAGGGTCCGGAGACGACCGCGATTACAAGAAGCATTATTCGGAAGAGTCGTTCTGGGAGAAGCTCAAGAAGCACGCGATGAACGCGGGGAAGAAGGCCGTATACGCGGCGCTGCTCTCCTATTATGCGGTTCAGAACCCCTCGGTGCCGTTCAAGGCGAAAATGACGATCTACGGAGCGCTCGGATATTTAATCCTGCCCGTGGATCTCGTGCCGGATTTCCTGCCCGCGGTCGGATACGGCGACGACCTTGCCGCGCTCTTATACGCGGTCGGGACAATCGCGACGTATCTGAACAAGGAAGTGAAGGAGAACGCCCTCGGGAAGATGGCGGAATGGTTCGGCCCGGTTCCGCGCGAGGATCGGGACATCCTCGAGGTCGATGCGACGATCGTCGAAGTGGAGAAGGGGATCGACGAAGCCGCCGGCGGCGGCTCGAACCCGAAATGA